In the genome of Dermacentor silvarum isolate Dsil-2018 chromosome 1, BIME_Dsil_1.4, whole genome shotgun sequence, one region contains:
- the LOC119456594 gene encoding piggyBac transposable element-derived protein 4-like, with protein MSTVHTASMETFKDSKGRDVTKPSIVRDYNHTMGGVDKSDQMLSDYPVPRKQQKIYYKKIFRHLGRDLIAPLIDEATFNSFVLYQIDGGKMSHLDYRLALIEAILTRYLDPSKKTKRSRPSDVLDAVRLKERHFASYIPPSDTTAAPTRKCFICCRKRGENGKKLRKETRFWCRSCNKPLCVIPCFEIFHTVPKLLE; from the exons ATGAGCACAGTGCACACTGCAAGCATGGAGACTTTCAAAGATTCTAAAGGGCGAGACGTCACAAAGCCCAGCATCGTGCGTGATTATAATCACACGATGGGCGGTGTGGACAAGTCAGATCAGATGCTGTCCGACTACCCTGTCCCTAGAAAACAGCAGAAGATCTACTACAAGAAGATCTTTAGACacttggggcgcgatctt attgcgcccTTGATCGATGAAGCGACGTTTAACTCTTTTGTCTTGTACCAAATAGACGGAGGGAAGATGAGCCACCTTGACTACCGCCTCGCCCTAATTGAGGCGATCCTGACTAGGTACCTTGATCCTTCAAAAAAGACAAAGCGCAGCCGACCGTCTGATGTGCTTGACGCTGTGCGTCTCAAGGAACGGCACTTTGCTTCTTACATCCCGCCAAGCGACACCACAGCAGCGCCAACAAGAAAATGCTTCATTTGCTGTCGGAAGCGAGGAGAAAACgggaaaaagttgagaaaagaaACTCGCTTTTGGTGCAGGAGCTGCAACAAGCCGCTTTGCGTTATTCCATGTTTCGAAATTTTCCACACAGTCCCGAAGCTTCTCGAGTGA